Proteins encoded together in one Psychrobacter sp. 28M-43 window:
- a CDS encoding YjiH family protein produces MIEQNTASDLNDENATTSSKKLLSTTIALIQLIVFSAIGLVMFFVPFTIGEKSTILFDHGATYLVTQQHTLSVTLLFLLMLYGVSKPFIDGSWRKNITHMIMTTFKIIGLILAVMYVADVAPTFMMEKDMLPFLFEKLALPVGMIVPLGALILAFLVGFGLLEMVGVLMQPIMKPIWKTPGSSAIDAVASFVGSYSIGLLITNRVYLQKQYSAREAIIIATGFSTVSAAFMVIVAKTLGLMEFWNMFFWSTLVITFIVTAITARIPPISLFDDHVERPTLDHKGRTRLAAAFDLGLSTSRRATDLKQILWSNFRDGLTMAAAIVPSIIAVGLTGLLLAKYTPVFDALGLLLYPFTWLGGLPEPLVAAKGMSAGLAEMFLPALLLSEADILTRYVAGVISISSVLFFSAMIPCVLATEIPISVGKMVIIWFERVVLSILLAAAFGHLAMYFNWIG; encoded by the coding sequence ATGATTGAACAAAATACAGCATCTGATCTGAACGATGAAAATGCAACGACATCGTCAAAAAAACTGCTATCAACCACTATTGCATTAATACAGCTGATTGTATTCAGTGCGATCGGTTTGGTCATGTTTTTCGTACCATTTACCATTGGTGAAAAAAGCACGATTTTGTTCGATCATGGCGCAACCTATCTGGTGACTCAGCAGCATACCTTGTCCGTGACGCTATTATTTTTACTCATGCTCTATGGAGTGAGTAAACCATTTATCGATGGCTCATGGCGCAAAAATATCACCCATATGATTATGACTACTTTCAAGATCATCGGTCTGATACTGGCAGTGATGTATGTGGCTGACGTAGCGCCTACCTTTATGATGGAAAAGGACATGCTGCCTTTTCTGTTTGAAAAACTGGCCTTACCAGTCGGCATGATTGTACCGCTTGGAGCGTTGATACTGGCATTCTTGGTTGGTTTTGGCTTACTAGAAATGGTTGGTGTGCTCATGCAGCCGATTATGAAACCTATTTGGAAAACCCCAGGTTCATCAGCGATTGATGCTGTTGCTTCCTTTGTCGGCAGCTACTCCATTGGCTTACTCATCACCAATCGTGTGTACTTGCAAAAGCAATATTCAGCACGTGAAGCCATTATCATTGCGACTGGGTTTTCGACTGTATCAGCGGCGTTTATGGTTATTGTTGCCAAAACGCTTGGTCTGATGGAGTTCTGGAATATGTTCTTCTGGTCTACGCTAGTAATTACCTTTATTGTTACTGCGATTACTGCTCGTATTCCGCCTATCAGTCTCTTTGATGATCATGTCGAACGTCCCACTTTAGATCATAAAGGTCGTACACGGCTAGCTGCAGCATTTGACTTGGGATTATCCACTTCGCGCCGTGCCACTGACCTCAAACAAATCTTGTGGTCTAACTTTCGTGATGGCCTGACGATGGCAGCCGCCATTGTACCATCTATCATCGCAGTCGGCTTAACAGGATTACTATTAGCAAAATATACGCCCGTATTCGATGCCTTGGGCCTGCTTCTTTATCCCTTTACATGGCTTGGCGGCCTACCGGAACCGCTAGTCGCTGCCAAAGGCATGTCAGCGGGATTGGCTGAGATGTTCTTGCCAGCATTACTACTAAGTGAGGCAGATATTCTGACACGCTATGTGGCAGGGGTCATTTCCATTAGCAGTGTGCTGTTCTTTTCAGCCATGATTCCATGCGTGCTTGCCACTGAAATTCCTATCTCTGTTGGCAAAATGGTCATCATTTGGTTCGAGCGCGTTGTACTTAGTATTTTATTGGCTGCGGCATTCGGACATCTGGCTATGTATTTCAACTGGATTGGCTAA
- the hutH gene encoding histidine ammonia-lyase encodes MNDIKQLTLHPRQLSFKMLRDIYEQPVILTLPESAYAAIDASHEDVRTIIARDKSAYGINTGFGLLAKTRISDDQLELLQRNLIVSHSVGTGDALPDGVVRLIMVMKVASLAQGVSGVRREVVDSLLGLINNQITPNIPAKGSVGASGDLAPLSHMTLAMMGEGDVFVADKKVPAADALAQHGLEPITLAAKEGLALINGTQVSTALALRGYFLARDLLETATIVGSMSIDAAKGSDSPFDARIHEVRGHHGQIEIAKAHRQLIKGSAIRASHDGEQDDRVQDPYCLRCQPQVMGACLDIINQAGKTLLIESNAVTDNPLIFNNEDGPVAISGGNFHAEPVAFAADILALAIAEIGSMSERRVALLIDATLSGGLPPFLVDNAGVNSGFMIAHVTAAALASENKSIAHPGSVDSIPTSANQEDHVSMATYCARRLYEMAQNTATIIGIELLAAGQGIDFHRGLDTSEPLTVAHQKLREKVTFYDKDRYLAPDIEAAKQLVLDGTLAEHWQSLRSDWYDSK; translated from the coding sequence ATGAACGACATCAAACAACTAACCCTACACCCTCGCCAGCTTAGCTTTAAAATGCTACGTGATATCTATGAGCAGCCTGTCATATTGACACTGCCCGAGAGCGCTTATGCCGCAATAGATGCCTCACACGAAGATGTGCGCACCATCATTGCACGAGACAAAAGCGCTTATGGTATCAATACGGGTTTTGGCCTATTGGCAAAGACACGTATCAGTGACGACCAACTTGAGCTACTTCAGCGCAACCTGATCGTTTCTCACTCAGTGGGTACTGGTGACGCGCTACCAGATGGCGTGGTACGACTGATTATGGTGATGAAAGTTGCCAGTCTGGCGCAAGGTGTCTCTGGTGTACGCCGCGAGGTAGTTGATAGCTTACTTGGCTTAATCAATAATCAAATCACACCCAATATCCCAGCCAAAGGTTCAGTTGGTGCATCTGGTGACTTAGCGCCATTATCACATATGACGCTTGCGATGATGGGTGAAGGTGATGTGTTTGTCGCTGACAAAAAAGTACCTGCTGCTGACGCTCTAGCACAGCATGGACTTGAGCCTATTACTCTTGCAGCTAAAGAAGGCCTCGCGCTTATCAATGGCACGCAAGTATCAACTGCTCTAGCATTACGGGGTTATTTCTTAGCGCGTGATTTGCTTGAGACCGCCACTATTGTTGGCTCGATGTCGATTGATGCTGCCAAAGGCTCGGACTCACCATTTGATGCCCGTATTCATGAAGTACGTGGCCATCATGGTCAAATCGAAATCGCCAAAGCACACCGTCAGCTAATCAAAGGCAGTGCTATTCGTGCCTCACATGACGGTGAGCAAGACGATAGAGTACAAGACCCTTACTGCTTACGCTGCCAGCCGCAGGTCATGGGTGCTTGCCTTGATATCATCAACCAAGCAGGGAAAACGCTACTTATCGAATCCAATGCAGTAACTGACAATCCACTTATCTTTAATAACGAAGATGGTCCAGTTGCTATATCAGGTGGTAACTTCCATGCTGAGCCAGTCGCTTTTGCCGCTGATATCTTGGCCTTGGCAATCGCTGAGATTGGCTCTATGTCTGAGCGCCGTGTCGCTTTGCTAATCGATGCGACGCTATCAGGTGGCTTACCGCCATTCTTGGTTGATAACGCTGGCGTCAACTCAGGCTTTATGATTGCTCATGTGACTGCCGCAGCGCTAGCTTCAGAAAACAAATCTATCGCCCATCCTGGTAGCGTCGATAGTATCCCGACTTCTGCCAACCAAGAAGACCATGTGTCTATGGCCACCTATTGCGCACGACGCCTATACGAAATGGCTCAAAACACTGCCACCATTATTGGTATTGAACTTCTGGCTGCTGGTCAAGGCATTGACTTCCATCGCGGACTAGATACGTCAGAGCCGCTGACTGTGGCACATCAGAAACTACGTGAAAAAGTGACTTTCTATGACAAAGATCGCTACCTAGCCCCTGATATTGAAGCCGCCAAGCAATTAGTATTAGACGGTACGCTTGCTGAACATTGGCAGTCACTACGCAGCGATTGGTACGACTCTAAATAA
- the hutG gene encoding formimidoylglutamase: protein MTTTPISHTPADMSQWTGRAEPFETARARYWYQLAQPYEKQHIGLIGFACDQGVRRNQGRVGARAAPPLIRRAFATLPVIAELQQRFDGQLSTLLGDAGDIHCDDNDGLAESTLEQAQIKYADAVSTIIKQGGLPVGLGGGHAIAYGSFLGLWQALENTSEATISTNTAPTIGIINFDAHLDIRQSDVATSGTPFRQIAEHLDAHDQPFHYCCIGVSRFSNTAALFDRAEQLGVQVISDEDCHYQPWDTLAERVKSFVDQVDIIYLTVDMDCLPSSVVPGVSAPAAYGIELGFVERMVKTIMASGKVKIADIAEINPTFDIDSRSCKVAARLLATIVEQYLIVT, encoded by the coding sequence ATGACTACCACACCCATTAGCCATACACCTGCTGATATGAGCCAGTGGACAGGACGTGCAGAGCCATTTGAGACTGCGCGTGCCCGCTATTGGTATCAGCTTGCTCAGCCCTATGAGAAACAACATATCGGACTAATTGGCTTTGCCTGTGATCAAGGCGTCAGACGCAATCAAGGGCGCGTGGGTGCTAGAGCAGCCCCGCCATTGATTCGTCGAGCTTTTGCTACGCTGCCAGTCATCGCTGAATTGCAACAACGCTTTGATGGTCAGTTATCAACCTTGTTAGGTGATGCTGGCGACATTCATTGTGATGATAATGATGGCCTTGCCGAGAGCACTCTTGAGCAAGCTCAGATCAAATATGCCGATGCAGTGAGCACTATCATCAAGCAAGGCGGATTACCCGTCGGACTTGGTGGTGGTCATGCCATCGCTTATGGTAGCTTTTTGGGATTATGGCAGGCCTTAGAAAATACTAGCGAAGCAACTATCAGCACAAACACAGCGCCTACTATCGGGATCATTAATTTTGACGCGCATTTGGATATTCGTCAGTCTGATGTGGCGACTTCTGGGACACCTTTTCGTCAAATTGCTGAGCACCTTGATGCACACGATCAGCCCTTTCATTATTGCTGTATAGGCGTCAGTCGCTTTTCTAACACGGCGGCGCTCTTTGATCGTGCCGAGCAATTGGGCGTACAGGTCATTAGTGATGAAGACTGTCATTATCAGCCTTGGGATACACTTGCTGAGCGGGTCAAAAGCTTTGTAGATCAGGTCGATATCATATATTTAACCGTCGATATGGACTGCTTGCCATCTAGTGTTGTGCCCGGTGTGAGTGCCCCAGCTGCTTACGGCATTGAGCTGGGTTTCGTTGAGCGTATGGTCAAAACCATTATGGCATCAGGCAAAGTAAAAATCGCAGATATTGCTGAAATCAATCCTACCTTTGATATTGACAGTCGTAGCTGCAAAGTTGCTGCTCGACTGCTAGCTACTATTGTAGAGCAGTATTTAATTGTCACCTAA
- the hutI gene encoding imidazolonepropionase codes for MTSFDHIIINANIATFSAQHGFGIDTGVDANKNADSIPYGQLLHAAIGIKNGKIAWIGTQNQITAHLPKYQANQITDVDGKWITPGLIDCHTHIVYGGNRSNEFESRLQGASYQDIAAQGGGIVATVSATRAASIESLFAQSEKRLVALMKEGVTSIEIKSGYGLDLDTERKMLTVARQLGEKYDIHVSTTYLAAHALPTEYKDHADDYIEQVCEWLPILHAEGLVDAVDGFCENIAFSTEQIRRVFEVARSLDLPVKLHSEQLSDIGGSALVAEYKGLSSDHLEHLSEEDIKKMAASNTVAVILPGAFYTLRDTKLPPIEALRKHQVPMAISTDCNPGTSPLTSLLLTMNMGCTLFYLTPEEVLAGSTVYAAQALGLPNKGKIEVGCDADLVLWDIARPADLAYQMGLNPIQGIMVQGKWRETL; via the coding sequence ATGACATCATTTGACCACATCATTATTAACGCCAATATTGCGACCTTTTCAGCGCAGCATGGTTTTGGCATTGATACAGGTGTAGATGCAAATAAGAACGCTGATAGCATTCCATACGGTCAGCTACTTCACGCGGCTATCGGTATCAAAAACGGCAAAATCGCTTGGATTGGAACACAGAATCAAATCACTGCTCATTTGCCTAAATATCAAGCTAACCAAATCACAGATGTGGATGGCAAATGGATAACTCCAGGGCTTATCGATTGTCATACGCATATCGTTTATGGTGGCAATCGTAGCAATGAGTTCGAATCTCGTTTACAAGGCGCTAGCTATCAAGACATCGCTGCACAAGGCGGCGGTATTGTCGCGACGGTTAGTGCTACACGCGCCGCCAGTATTGAATCGCTATTTGCACAAAGTGAAAAACGCTTAGTCGCACTTATGAAAGAAGGCGTCACCAGTATCGAAATCAAATCTGGCTACGGCTTGGACTTGGACACTGAGCGAAAAATGCTCACGGTCGCGCGCCAACTGGGTGAAAAATACGACATCCATGTAAGTACCACTTACCTAGCAGCGCATGCCCTACCCACTGAGTACAAAGACCATGCGGACGACTATATTGAGCAAGTTTGCGAATGGCTACCAATCTTGCATGCAGAAGGCTTAGTCGATGCGGTCGACGGTTTCTGTGAAAACATCGCCTTTAGCACAGAGCAAATCAGACGAGTGTTTGAAGTAGCTCGCTCATTGGATCTACCAGTCAAACTGCACTCTGAGCAACTGTCTGATATAGGTGGTAGTGCCTTAGTTGCTGAATATAAAGGGCTATCGAGCGACCATCTAGAGCACTTATCAGAAGAAGACATCAAAAAAATGGCGGCTAGCAATACCGTTGCCGTGATATTGCCAGGGGCGTTTTATACGCTACGTGACACCAAGTTGCCACCGATTGAGGCATTACGTAAGCACCAAGTTCCTATGGCGATTTCAACTGACTGTAATCCTGGCACCTCACCGTTGACGTCGCTGTTATTGACGATGAATATGGGCTGTACGCTATTTTACCTCACGCCTGAAGAAGTATTGGCAGGCTCAACCGTTTATGCAGCACAGGCGTTAGGGCTACCTAATAAAGGAAAAATCGAAGTAGGCTGTGATGCTGATTTAGTACTGTGGGATATCGCCCGTCCTGCTGACTTGGCCTATCAGATGGGGTTGAACCCTATCCAGGGTATCATGGTTCAAGGAAAATGGCGCGAGACACTGTAA
- a CDS encoding roadblock/LC7 domain-containing protein, with translation MRTDSFQQILEDLNSSSADVEASALISNDGLMIASALPTGVDEDRVGAMSAALLSLGDRAGRELARGGIDRIMIQGEKGYVIMTSSGDEAVLTIMAKPNAKLGLIFLDIKRASEALAKLI, from the coding sequence ATGCGTACAGATTCATTTCAGCAGATATTGGAAGACTTAAACAGTTCATCAGCAGATGTTGAAGCATCTGCCCTAATCTCTAACGATGGTCTTATGATTGCTTCAGCTCTACCAACCGGCGTGGATGAAGATCGCGTGGGTGCTATGTCAGCAGCATTATTATCATTGGGTGATCGTGCAGGACGCGAGTTGGCACGCGGTGGTATTGATCGCATCATGATTCAAGGCGAAAAAGGCTATGTGATCATGACCTCATCAGGCGATGAAGCGGTACTTACCATCATGGCAAAACCCAACGCCAAGCTTGGCTTGATATTCCTAGATATTAAGCGTGCTTCAGAAGCGTTGGCAAAGCTCATTTGA
- a CDS encoding PAS domain-containing protein: MGSPIPDAHKPDMPAEQITMTYYDGTSRTVYDTGIERPYPDGKLIVSRTNLDGIITHVNDAFVEISGYHVDELIGQQHYILRHPDMPKAAYKDLWSTAESGQKWHGYVKNLCKDGSHYWVYATVVPNVRRGETVGYTSVRRKPSRSKIEAAMTQYAQMKQDEEG, from the coding sequence ATGGGTTCTCCAATCCCTGATGCACACAAACCCGATATGCCTGCTGAGCAAATCACAATGACTTATTATGATGGCACGTCACGGACTGTCTATGATACTGGTATAGAGCGCCCCTACCCAGACGGTAAGCTGATTGTCTCGCGTACCAATCTCGACGGTATCATCACTCACGTCAACGACGCCTTTGTCGAAATCAGTGGCTATCATGTAGATGAATTGATTGGCCAACAGCACTATATTTTGCGTCATCCTGATATGCCAAAAGCTGCCTATAAAGACTTATGGAGTACTGCTGAGTCTGGACAAAAATGGCATGGCTATGTCAAAAACTTATGCAAAGACGGCAGTCATTATTGGGTCTATGCCACTGTGGTGCCTAACGTGCGTCGCGGCGAAACCGTCGGCTACACCTCGGTACGACGCAAACCATCACGCAGCAAAATTGAAGCAGCGATGACTCAATATGCCCAAATGAAACAAGATGAGGAAGGCTAA
- a CDS encoding PhnD/SsuA/transferrin family substrate-binding protein — protein sequence MTTHHMLIAPDFSPDRFAGWHMFNTLIQKRANLNMHLNIPASHAEQEQVIDAGDIQIIYANPFDAATLIREQGYRAIARPIGKSDEMVIAAAANSAISRLEDIQAEATVAMADNRDVKLIGLRLLEAVDIEASDLNWDVTETYQAAARKVIKGEAQVAFFLAEIFHSFSRLTKTQLSVLIESDLADISHVLLVKEDFPDAQIFLEAILNLHNDADGKEALSELGMPQGFEPMSEEDAEFMIDLMQTLLD from the coding sequence ATGACGACACACCATATGTTAATCGCCCCTGATTTTTCGCCTGATCGCTTTGCAGGCTGGCACATGTTCAATACTTTGATTCAAAAACGTGCCAACTTAAACATGCATCTAAATATCCCTGCCTCTCACGCTGAGCAAGAGCAGGTCATTGATGCTGGTGACATTCAAATCATTTATGCCAACCCTTTTGATGCAGCCACTCTCATCCGAGAGCAAGGCTATCGAGCCATTGCCCGACCTATCGGCAAGTCTGATGAGATGGTCATTGCAGCCGCAGCTAATAGCGCTATTAGCCGTTTGGAAGATATTCAAGCAGAGGCTACTGTCGCGATGGCTGACAACCGAGATGTCAAACTGATTGGCTTGCGCTTGCTAGAAGCCGTCGATATAGAAGCATCTGATCTCAACTGGGATGTGACCGAGACCTATCAAGCGGCTGCCCGCAAAGTCATCAAAGGTGAAGCCCAAGTCGCGTTCTTTTTGGCAGAGATTTTTCATAGCTTTTCACGCTTGACCAAGACTCAGCTATCGGTACTTATCGAAAGTGACTTGGCTGATATCAGTCATGTACTCCTTGTTAAAGAAGACTTTCCCGATGCGCAAATCTTCCTAGAGGCCATCCTCAATTTGCATAACGATGCAGATGGTAAAGAAGCATTGTCTGAGCTTGGCATGCCTCAAGGATTTGAGCCAATGAGCGAAGAAGATGCCGAATTTATGATTGATTTGATGCAGACACTATTGGATTAG
- a CDS encoding class I SAM-dependent methyltransferase gives MTSLTTVRVRYQTIEIGNTDIHICTLRDNQQFSDPDDEALNLGICSASWPMFGVIWPSSLVLANHMLDYDIVGKRILEVGCGMALSSLLLNHRHADITATDYHPTVEYFLDRNTTLNNNKEINFERLDWAEDNSHLGKFDMIIGSDLLYEDQHIDILAEFIDRHAMPTCEVIVVDPGRGRKNKLTNKMTEFGFSSKHVKPENTTYLDLPFKGHILTFSRDNSS, from the coding sequence ATGACTTCGCTGACCACTGTGCGCGTGCGTTATCAAACGATTGAAATTGGCAACACCGACATTCATATTTGTACTTTGCGTGACAATCAACAATTTAGCGACCCTGATGACGAAGCGTTAAATTTGGGTATATGCTCCGCTTCTTGGCCGATGTTTGGGGTGATATGGCCGTCAAGCTTGGTGCTAGCCAATCATATGCTCGATTACGATATCGTAGGCAAACGTATCTTGGAAGTTGGCTGCGGTATGGCGCTCTCTAGTCTGCTACTGAATCATAGGCATGCGGACATCACAGCGACTGACTATCATCCAACGGTTGAGTATTTCCTTGATAGGAATACCACGCTGAATAATAACAAAGAGATTAATTTTGAGCGTTTAGATTGGGCAGAGGACAATAGCCATCTTGGTAAGTTTGATATGATTATCGGTAGTGACCTACTCTATGAAGACCAACACATTGACATATTAGCTGAGTTCATTGACCGTCATGCTATGCCGACTTGCGAGGTCATCGTGGTCGATCCTGGTCGCGGTCGCAAGAACAAACTAACCAACAAGATGACTGAATTCGGCTTTAGTAGTAAGCATGTAAAACCTGAAAATACGACTTATCTAGACTTACCATTTAAAGGGCATATTCTGACGTTTTCGCGTGATAATAGTAGCTAA
- a CDS encoding GNAT family N-acetyltransferase gives MRENKIINTIETERLYLRQWQASDFAPFAEMNANPEVMAYFPKLLTTSMSNTIAKKCQSLIDDNGWGFWAVSLKETDTFIGMVGLNNANADMPFSPAVEIAWRLDNDYWGLGYATEAARASLNFAFVELGIEEVVSFTAVINKRSQLVMERLGMTNTQENFYHPMLDPNHRLAEHVLYKITRQQWQDTVLT, from the coding sequence ATGCGAGAGAATAAAATTATAAATACGATAGAAACCGAACGACTGTACCTTAGACAATGGCAAGCGAGCGACTTTGCGCCATTCGCTGAGATGAATGCTAACCCTGAAGTAATGGCATACTTTCCTAAATTATTAACTACTTCCATGAGTAATACTATCGCCAAAAAATGCCAGTCGCTGATTGATGATAATGGGTGGGGTTTTTGGGCGGTCAGTCTAAAAGAAACAGATACTTTTATCGGTATGGTTGGATTAAATAACGCGAATGCCGATATGCCGTTTTCTCCTGCTGTCGAGATTGCTTGGCGCTTAGATAATGACTATTGGGGATTAGGGTATGCGACTGAAGCTGCCCGAGCATCTCTGAATTTTGCCTTTGTTGAGTTAGGGATTGAGGAAGTAGTTTCATTTACAGCAGTCATTAATAAGCGCTCACAATTGGTTATGGAGCGCCTTGGTATGACCAATACACAAGAAAACTTCTATCACCCTATGCTTGATCCTAATCATCGGCTCGCTGAGCATGTGCTGTACAAAATTACGCGGCAGCAATGGCAGGATACTGTGCTAACTTAG
- a CDS encoding nucleotidyltransferase family protein — MSKRAFTEGAEHTESTEQQSPNHAVIILASGLSQRLGEPKQLLIKNGEPLITYMTRLATTTNPQVIVIVIPDNHRLIASTMTELANQYPTVQIVVNSQADTGMAHSLRLGIETIVAFESTLIERVLIMGVDQVLLDDPHLTALLVGKQTVVASRYHSWQCLEKHLNKDKTVSDIIGLPLAINYKLLRQWQSELTGDKGLRYLIRELPTDQIGEIDNDQLSYDMDTPEQLAFARRQGWLDS; from the coding sequence ATGAGTAAGCGTGCATTTACAGAAGGTGCTGAACATACAGAAAGTACTGAACAGCAGAGCCCAAACCATGCGGTTATTATCTTAGCAAGCGGCCTCAGTCAGCGTCTCGGTGAACCCAAGCAGCTACTCATTAAGAATGGCGAACCGTTAATTACTTATATGACTCGACTGGCAACAACTACCAATCCGCAAGTTATTGTCATTGTCATTCCTGATAACCATCGTTTGATTGCTAGTACGATGACAGAGTTGGCTAATCAATATCCAACGGTTCAAATAGTGGTGAACTCACAAGCTGATACTGGTATGGCACATAGTTTACGTTTGGGTATTGAGACAATTGTTGCTTTTGAATCGACTTTAATCGAACGAGTGCTTATCATGGGAGTCGATCAAGTATTGTTAGATGATCCACATTTAACAGCTTTGCTAGTGGGCAAACAGACGGTAGTAGCCAGTCGTTATCACAGTTGGCAATGTTTAGAAAAACATCTAAATAAAGATAAAACGGTATCTGATATCATTGGTCTGCCTTTGGCAATTAACTATAAACTGCTGAGACAGTGGCAGTCAGAATTGACAGGAGATAAAGGGCTTCGTTACCTCATTAGAGAATTGCCCACTGATCAAATAGGCGAGATAGATAATGACCAACTTAGCTACGATATGGATACGCCCGAGCAGCTAGCATTTGCTAGAAGGCAGGGTTGGCTTGATAGCTAG
- a CDS encoding XdhC family protein, whose protein sequence is MNQVADILKLAIKAKQQGIDAVLATVVRTEGSAYRRAGAMMLICEDGRSVGMISGGCLEPHIIKRAFWLTRNGANVQVYQTGDDIQYADDGQAQAGVKRTNSDIYDESDKGLDSGLNGGLDDADFDELNFGLGCNGRVHVLFERLTTATSLLETIRNVRHTQQPITVATLIRADDYQHQDSISQNSDNLQTGMRINLDEHRRLGSVFAQGKTALSSILANTVEELAQYKLSDKNAEYVMVENDDVNTEWLVQHLQPQVRLLICGAGNDVMPLVTMAKLQDWHVTVIDSRAQYATRMRFPQADVVMLLSLDDSETLLELSNNAAVALMSHSLSQDRARLAILLKHPDNYRYLGQLGPRYRTERLINEIRVNLSNPTMLEAGIHKLHYPIGYKLGGDGPEALALGIMAEINAVMHDQNAPVSDSHNDFSNISAVSSDTDANTVQSGV, encoded by the coding sequence ATGAATCAGGTCGCTGACATTCTTAAGCTGGCAATCAAAGCTAAGCAACAAGGTATTGATGCTGTATTGGCAACGGTCGTACGTACTGAAGGCTCAGCATATCGCCGTGCTGGCGCGATGATGCTCATCTGTGAGGATGGTCGCTCAGTTGGGATGATTAGTGGTGGTTGCTTGGAGCCGCATATTATCAAACGTGCCTTTTGGCTTACTCGTAACGGTGCCAATGTGCAAGTCTATCAGACGGGTGATGACATTCAATATGCTGACGATGGCCAAGCGCAAGCAGGTGTGAAGCGAACTAACTCTGATATATATGATGAGTCGGATAAAGGTTTAGATAGCGGCTTAAATGGCGGTTTAGATGACGCGGACTTTGATGAGCTAAATTTTGGATTGGGCTGTAATGGGCGAGTGCATGTATTGTTTGAGCGACTAACGACAGCAACGTCATTGTTAGAGACCATCCGTAATGTTCGACATACTCAGCAGCCGATTACTGTAGCGACTTTGATTCGTGCTGACGACTATCAGCATCAAGATTCCATATCGCAAAACAGTGATAATTTGCAAACTGGAATGCGTATTAATTTAGATGAACATCGCAGGTTGGGAAGCGTTTTTGCACAAGGGAAAACAGCTCTTTCAAGCATACTTGCCAATACTGTAGAAGAGTTAGCACAATATAAGCTATCTGATAAAAACGCCGAATATGTGATGGTGGAAAATGACGACGTAAATACAGAGTGGCTTGTGCAACATTTGCAACCACAAGTGCGTCTATTGATTTGCGGCGCAGGTAATGATGTGATGCCACTGGTGACCATGGCCAAGCTGCAAGATTGGCATGTGACAGTTATAGATAGTCGCGCGCAATATGCGACGCGTATGCGGTTTCCTCAAGCAGACGTTGTGATGTTGCTATCTTTAGACGACAGTGAGACTTTGCTTGAGCTTAGTAATAACGCAGCAGTCGCTCTGATGTCACACAGCTTGAGTCAAGATCGTGCTCGCCTAGCAATACTACTCAAGCATCCAGACAATTATAGATACTTAGGACAATTAGGGCCGCGCTATCGTACCGAACGCCTGATTAATGAGATTAGAGTGAACCTTAGCAATCCTACTATGTTAGAAGCTGGTATTCATAAATTGCATTATCCGATTGGTTACAAGCTGGGTGGAGATGGCCCTGAGGCACTCGCGCTCGGTATCATGGCAGAGATTAATGCGGTCATGCACGATCAAAACGCTCCAGTAAGTGACTCGCATAACGATTTCTCAAATATCTCAGCGGTGAGTAGTGATACGGATGCCAATACTGTCCAGAGTGGCGTATGA